Genomic window (Shewanella psychropiezotolerans):
AACGATCCGACTCGGCAGCGATCACCCCGGCCTGAGCTTGAGAGATCAGTGCCTGTTGCAGGCTGACTTTAGCCACTAAGGTCTGTTGCTCGGCTTTAGTGCTATCCAACTCCGCCTGATTCTGGGCGACCTTAGCCTCATATTGATTATCTTCGAGCTGAGCCAGTAGCTGGCCAGCTTCTACATGTTGATTATCGGTAATCTCGGTCATCACCACATAACCGGGCACCTTGACGCTGATGTTGGAAATATCCGCTTCCACATAGGCGTTATCTGTGGATTCGAAGAAGCGCACCTGAGTCCACCAGTAATAGCCACCACCCGCTATGACTGCGATGAAGAGTGGCGCTAGAATGAATAATTTACTCTTGGACATACATGACTCCTTGATTAGTATTTCATAGTCTACTACTGTCTCCATATGTTTATTAGATAGTTAAAATCTTACCCACTGTTTCACAGGTGTAACAATCATGGATCTCAATCGCGTACAGATGTTTGATCAAGTCGTCGAACAGGGAAGCTTTACCGGAGCGGCTAAGGCCTTGGGCCTGACCAAGGCGACGGTGAGCCGTAAGATTGCCGAATTAGAGGCTGATGCTGGGGTTCAGCTCTTATTTCGCACCACCAGAAAACTCAAATTGACCGAGGCAGGCTCGGCCTATTACAACCGGGTTCACCGTATTCTGGCGGATCTCAAGCAAGCAGAAGTTCAACTCAGCGCCAGCCAAGAGGTGATCAAGGGCAAGCTCAGAATTGTCTGTCCCATAGAGCTGGGGCAGCTATTTTTGGGGAAAATCTTTGCCCGCTTCCTTAGGCGTTATCCGGACATCTCCATAGAGGCCGAACTCAGTAACCGCAAAGTCGATGTGATTGAGGAAGACGTGGATATTCTGTTTCAGATAACCTCGTCAACAGATACTAGGCTACAGAGTTATGATCTGCTTATTACTGCCAAGACCCTGATGGCGAGCCCGGAATATCTGGCTCGTAATGGCACCCCACAGACTCCGCAAGATCTCAACCAACATAAAGCCATCAAGCTAAAATCCGCTCATATAGATGCTAGTTGGACCCTGTTTGACGGAGATAAATGGGTAACTTCAGATCCAGAAGCACAACTGACGGTGAACAATGTAACCTTAGCTAGAGAAGCCGCAATAGAGGGATTAGGCATAGCAACAGTGCCCAATATCATCGCCCAACAGGCCTTAGATAATAAACAACTGATTCCTCTGCTGGAGGACTTTCCCATGACCCAAACTAAGCTCATTATGAGCTTTCCACAACGAGCCTATCTACCGAGAAAATACCGGGTGTTTATCGAATTTCTCTATGAAAGTCTGAGCCAAAATCCGGATAATATTCTGCTCGAAATTCCGGACTTCATCTCAATGCCACAAAAGTAATACCCGACTTTTTAAACAGGCATAAAAAGCCGCAAAATAATAACTTCTGCGGCTGATTCAATGATGTTAAGTCAACACACTTAGTAGCCAGGCACGGGCTCAACGCCCAGCTCAGTTGCAGCATCGGCTCGCCTGCGCTGACGCCAGAAAACAAATCCTGCCAGCATCAGGGCCGGAATGAATATCCACTCTTTAGCGAAGCGGGCATTCGTCTGCTGTACCGCGAGAATTTGCTGATCGAAGTCGATGCCCGCCTTCTGTGCGTTACTGGCAAAGCCAACCATATCCACAACAGTCTGGCCTTTATCATTTTTCATCAGCATCAGGCCTGCTGCATCGAGTCGCTGCTGGGCAGTATCTGCCTGTGGCAACTCCAGTATCACCACCCTCTGCTTACTCTCACCTTTATAGGTTTCATAGCCCAGCACCAGACGTAATGGTTCATCATCCTTGAGCGTATCGACAACCTGAGTGATATCACTACCCGGGTGTTCGATAAACTTAGCCTGTATCTGATCCACCCAAAAATCGGCACGAACCAAACTAAAGGCCACCAGAATAAGCAACACTGACTCATAACGCTTATTGTTAGTAACGAAATAACCCTGCATTGCCGAAGCGAATAGGCACATGGCTACCAAGGTATAACTAAAGATGAACATCATCTGCCAGATACTGTCTATGCCCACCAAGATGATGTCAGTATTGAAGATAAACATAAATGGCAGAACCGCAGTCAACATGGCATATTTAAAGGCCTGAACCCCTGTCTTTATCGGATCGGCCTTGGATATTGCCGATGCCGCGAAGGCCGCCAAGCCAACCGGAGGAGTGATATCCGCCATGATGCCAAAGTAAAATACAAACAGATGTACTGCGATAAGCGGCACAATCAAGCCATGCTGAGCACCTAAACTAATCACGACTGGCGCCATCAGACTAGACACGACAATATAGTTAGCCGTCGTCGGCAAACCCATGCCCAAGATCAGGCTGATCACCGCAATCAAGACTAACATCAAGCCTAAACTACCACCGGACATCACCTCCACCAGCTCGGTCATCACAGGGCCCAGACCAGTCAGAGTCACTGCGCCGACGACCACACCGGCAGCAGCAGTCGCCACGCCTATGCCAATCATGTTTCTGGCCCCGGTTTCTAAGCCATCGAGCAGATCTCGAACGCCCGCCTTGATATCATTCACTCCTCCATTTTTCCCCCTGAAGAAGCTAAATAACGGTCGCTGTGACAGCAGAATAAAGATCATAAAGGCGGTGGCGTAAAAGGCCGAAAGACCAGGCGATAGCTTCTCCACCATCAGGCACCAGACCAAGATGACCACAGGTAACAGGAAGTGCAGACCAGACTTAACCGTAGGTCCGAGCTTAGGTAGTACAGGCGTCGTACAGTTAGGATCGTCAATCTCTAAATCCGGGTACTTAGCACTATGGGAAACCAGAAAGATGTATGCCAGTAAGGTGCCCACAGAAATGATCCAAACTGCGGCATCCCCCGTATTACCCTTGACAAAATCCAGTGCAAAATACACCACACCGGCGAGAATTATCAGGCTGGAGATGGTGATACCCGAGCGCAACAAGCGTATCTTCCAAGGCGCTGGCGGTTCGGTGCGCGCTATGCCCTGCAGGTTAGCCTTCAATGCCTCCAGATGCATGATGTAGAGGAAAGTCAGATACGCTGCTATCGCCGGAATAAAAGCGTGTTTAATCACCTCGACATAGGGGATACCTACATATTCCACCATAAGAAACGCCGCGGCGCCCATTATTGGCGGCATTATTTGTCCATAACAAGATGAGGCGACTTCGACTGCGCCAGCCTTGTAAGCCGGCATGCCCATACGTTTCATCAAGGGTATGGTGAAGGTGCCGGTCGTGACCACATTGGCGATAGAGGAGCCTGAAATGAGTCCCGTCATACCCGATGCCAGCACGGCCGCCTTTGCAGGCCCTCCGCGCATATGGCCCAGCAAAGCAAATGCCATCTTGATAAAGTAGTTACCCGCTCCGGCCTTCTCTAGCAAGGCACCAAAAAGCACAAACAGGAAAACGAAGCTGGTAGAGACACCTAAAGCTATGCCAAACACACCTTCGGTGGTGATCCACATATGGCTGGCAGCCTTGGAAAGTGACGCGCCTCGATGAGAGATCACCTCCGGCATGAAGGGGCCAGCGAAGATATAAACCAGAAACAAGCCCGCGACTATCATCAAGGGTGGGCCTAACGCGCGGCGAGTCGCCTCAAGCAGTAAGACCATGCCGATAACAGCCGCATAGATATCCATGGGTATCGGAGCGCCCGGCCGAGTCGATAACTGCTCATAGAACCAGAAAAGATAGAGGGTGGCTCCAGCTCCCACGAAGGCAAACATCCAGTCGAGAGCAGGGACACTGTGTTTTTTCGACGATTTAAATGCCGGAAATGCCGTAAACGCGAGGAAAATGGCAAATGCCAGATGGATAACTCTGGCTTGAGTGTCATTAATGATGCCAATATTTAGAATAAACGGCAGTGGCGAGGCGTACCAAAGTTGAAACAAGGCCCAAGACAAGGCAATACCTGTGATAAGCTTGCCGGAAAATCCCCTTAATTGCCGAGCTCCGGAGTCATTATTGGCGGCCATTTCCCCTAGCGCCCCTTGTTCTTGTGTTTTTTGCATGTGGATAACCTGCTTGAACTGATTGTGCTCCCCCGACGGGCATCACAAAAATAGTCTCTTTGAAATCTAGCTGGCAAACTAGGGCAGTGTAGAAGCTCCACACTGCCCTAAAAAATAACCAGAATGTGTTCTTTCTCGCTGGCTTAGTTGATTAAGCCAACCTCTTTGAAATACTTCTCTGCACCTGGGTGAAGTGGCGCCGTGTTACCTTCCAACATCTCTGCTTTGGTCAGGTTAGCGAAACCTGGATGTAAGCGGCGGAAGTTATCGAAGTTGTCGAATACCGACTTAACCGTCCAGTAAACCGATTCATCTGAGACCTTAGCGCTCGACACCAGAGTTGCCTTAGCACCAATAGTGGTCACGGGCTTGTCGTTGCCGTTATACATGCCGCCAGGGATTTCATAAGAGACAAAGTAAGGCGTTGACTCAACCATCTGCTTAACTTCCTTGTCATCGACGCTGACCACGGTTGTATCACAAGACGTTGTTGCTTCCTGCACTGCACCATTGGGGTGACCCACGAAATAGACCATGACATCTATCTTGTTGTCACAAAGTGCCTGGGCCTGTTCCGCCGCTTTTAACTCAGATGCAAGACGAAAATCGCTGCGAGTCCAGCCTTTCGCATCCATAATGACTTCGATTGTGGCCCGTTGACCTGAGCCTGGTTCACCGATATTGACGCGCTTGCCTTTAAGATCGTTGAAAGTGGTAATGTTGGCATCTTTACGGGCTACGACAGTAAATGCTTCGGTGTAGATGGAGAACACAGAGCGTAGATCGTCATAGGGCCCGGCATTAGCGAAGGCACCTTTACCTTTAATGGCATTGTATTGCTGATCAGATTGGGCGATACCGAATTCAAGCTCACCCGCTCGTAAGGTATTGAGGTTGTAAACTGAACCACCGGTACTCTCAACTGAACAACGCATGCCGTGTTCTTGGTTATTCTGATTAACTAAGCGACACATGCCGCCGCCAGCAGGATAATAGATCCCCGTGACACCGCCAGTTCCAATAGTAATAAATTCTTGTGCCTGGACTAAGGGGCTCAATGCCATAGTCGATAGTGCCGCAGCAACTAATATGGATTTTTTAGACATGCTTGTTTCCTTCAGTTCGTAAAGTATCGGCGTGATATTTTTCCCAACAAAACCTGCGAATCTTCAAGTACAGAAACCAGCTAAAGTCACTTACTCGATGAACCCCAGATGAACTTAGAAACAATAAATGTTCATATTCACTTTATTGGCACGCTCTAATTTAGGCTTAAACACTCTTAGATCTCGCCATTTCAAGCAAGTCCAACCAGAATAAAAAGCCCAGATAGTGAGATATACCGCTAAAAGCTAAACCTACAGGCAACACAAAACTCGCTTTTGCAAAACACAGGCGTACAGAGGAAAACAAATTACCCCAAAGCGTATCAAAGCGCATCGCCAGCACGTGATCTTATCCACTTTTATAGGCCATGACCTTAGGTTTACAGCATGAAAATCAGGTGAAACAGGAAAACAAACGAGAAAAATATCAACAAAGAAGGTTAATACTGGTCCAATACTTCAAGCAGAGTTGAAGAAAAAATAGATCCAATTTAGGTTTAAATTGTTTTATGCAGAGTGAGAGGAAAGCACTTTATCTATAGCGAGATCGACTAATTTTTCTAAATCTGAGCCTGCGTCTCAAATTAAAAACTCCTCCCCTGCAAAAATGGTTTTAAAGCTGCTAACATTGCAGACAATTTTAAGCATAATGAGATAGATCAAGATGGGAAGAGCATACCAAAACCGCAAAGAGTCTATGGCTAAAACTGCTGGCCAAAAAACCAGAATTTACTCAAAATACGGTAAAGAAATTTACGTTTGCGCTAAGAATGGTGGCTTCGACCCCGACGGCAACCTGCCACTTCGTCAAATGATCGCCAAGGCTAAGAAAGATCAGGTTCCGGCTCACGTGATCGAGCGCGCTCTCGAAAAGGCCAGAGGCGGCGGCGGCGAAGATTATGTCACAGCTCGTTACGAAGGTTTCAGCCCAGGTGGCGCCATGGTCATCGTTGACTGCTTAACCGACAATGGTAAGCGTACCTTCACCGAAGTGCGTCAAGCCTTCGTAAAGAACGATGCCAAGCTAGGTGGACCGGGTACGGTTGGCCACATGTTTGACCATCAAGCCGTCTTTGCCTTCAAGGGCGAAGATGAAGAAGCCATACTTGAAACCCTGATGATGGCCGATGTGGATGTTACCGATATCGAAGTTGAAGACGGTATCGTCAGTGTCTTTGCGCCGCACACAGAGTTTTTCAAGGTCAAGACCTCACTGACCGAAGAGACACCAGATATTAGCTTCGAAGTGGAAGAGATCACCTTCGTCCCGCAAACTTTTACCGACATCACAGATCCTGAAGTGATTGAGCAGTTTGAGAAATTCTTAGCGGCTCTGGAAGATTGTGACGACGTGCAGAACGTCTACCATAACGCTGAGTTGCCTGAGTAACGTTTCTGTATTCGCTGTTATTTATCCAATAACAGCGAATCCTTCTTCAGTTAACTACTTCAAACTGCTGATCCCCCTGCACTAACAAGACTCAAAAATATCCACACAATCTTATAGTCTGCAGTTCCCTGATCTCATCTAAACTTTAGCTATCTCAGGCCTCTTACCACTCATTCTCACAAATGCTTAGAGAACATCAGAAGAAGCCAAATCCAAAAAAGTGGCAGATTAATCATGAAATATACCAAAACAATCCCCTATCTTTTATTGGCAGGAATGCTCACAGCTTGTGGCGGCAGTGATAGTGATAGCAGCACACCAGATACGCCTGATCCCACTACAGGAACATTTAGCCTAGGCGTCTCAGATAACCCCGCTCTGGCCGATAAGGTCAATATTGCCTTTAAACAAGTCGTATTAAAAGGTGAGGATGGTTCAATCTCATTCGATGTCTCTGACAATGAAGGCAACGCCAGTCAGGTCGATCTACTCTCAGTACAAGGACAAACTGTGGCCAATTTAGTCACAGATGAGAGCGTCCCTCTAGGCGAATACCAGATGTGTATTTACATGGAGAACAGAGAAGTCGCCGATGAAACCAGCTCCCATGTAAAAGTTGGTGAAGCTGTTGAGGGGCTAGTCACTAACAATAACGGCTCCTGTGGCGGAATAGGTGCAGATGATCCCGACACGGGCCGACTATTTCTCAATAAAGCCGTCACTATTACCGCGGATAGCAACAGATACGTTGCCGAATTCAATCTCGCCAAAGGCTTACAAGCCCCCCATGGCAATAAAGCCTACTGGACCCTTAAACCCACTTCGGTACAACTGATTAATATTACTGAAGTCGGCGTAATTTCGGGGAACGTTCACTTAGATGTACTGGCTGCCTGTGAAAGCACTTCACCAGGCTATAGTGATCTCGGCTTAGCCATCTATCTCTATCCTCAAAATACATTAATCGAGGCGATGGAAGACTTCAGGCCTGCAGCCACACTCACGGCTCCACTGGCTGCAACGAGAGCTAATCCAGTACTCGAGGCAGATGAGATCACAGGTTACAGCTATGAGTTTGGTTTTATCGAGGCAGGGAGTTATCAGTTAGGCTTTACCTGTGTCGCCGACAATGATGATCCGGAAACGGAGCAAGCTGGTGCCACAGATCCCGTATTTTTCATTCATCAAGCCACAACTGGCAATGTCGATGTGACCATAGGTGCAACGTCAATCTATGATTTTATCCTGCCGCTTAGCTAATACCGATTAGTCTATCTGGCAAAACGGGCGTAGAGGGAAAAAGGCACTCAACAGAGTGCCTTCGTCATTCAGTAGAAAATCTTAATCTACTTAGTCGCTACTCTCTCACCAGGAAGCTGACCTGCATCACCTTTCAGATAAGTATCGAGAAATTTCACATAAGCTTCAGAGGCGGTTATTCGATTTTGCTTCTTACGGAATCCATGACCCTCATCGTCAAATACCACATATTCCACTGGCACGCCGTTTTGCTTCACCTTCTCCACCAGCTCATCACTCTCGATCTTGAGCACGCGTGGATCGTTAGCTCCCTGAATGACCATCAAGGGCTTAGTGATGTTTTGCGCGTGGAACAGAGGCGAGATAGCGCGATGACGCTCGCCATCAGTGGCGGGATCGCCCATCTCATCATAGAGCGCCTTCTTAAAAGACTCCCACCAAGGTGGAATAGACTCTAGAGTACGAACCCAGTTGGTGACACCGAAGATATCGATGCCCACCTTAAACTCTTCCGGCTCGAAGGCCAAAGCTGCAGCCGTCATATAGCCACCATAGCTGCCACCCATGATGCCAATCTTATCTTTATCGATCCAATCTAATGTCTCCAGATAGTTCTTACCGTAGATAATATCCTGCAGGTCATTCTCGCCGTGATTCTTATCATCGAGGTGAAAGAAGGTCTTACCATAGCCTGAGCTACCACGGTTATTCACCGCAAACACGGCGTAGCCATGATTGATCAGATGCTGACGCATAGCGCTGTATCCGGTGCGGCTCTGGCCACCTGGCCCACCATGGACAAACACCACGGCGGGTCGTTTATTCTCTGCGCTGGCACCCTTTGGCTTAAACAGTAACCCAGGGATCTCGAGGCCATCGAAGCTCTTGAAACGCACCACTTCACTGGCAACTAGGTCATCTGGGTTAATCTTAGGGTTCAGGGCTTGGGTGAGTTGTTTAGCAGAATCTGTGCCCAGCTGCCATACAAACAGGTTCGACGGAGACGTATCCGAGTTGATATAGAAGGCGAGGGTCTGTTCATCCTTAGAGAAGTTCACATTCCTGAGATCGCCATCGGGTAACTGAGGTAACCTGAGCGCTTTGCCCGTCTTGGTATCTAAAATACTGATGCGGGTACTGGCATCAGCATTCACACCTGACACGCGATAGCGGCCAGATTCAGAGAAGTAAACGAAGCTGACATTCCAGTCATCTTTCACCGCCAGACTATGCTCACTGCTGGCAATATCGTACTGCCATACTTGGGAGAACTCTCCCTTGGCATCTGTGCTG
Coding sequences:
- a CDS encoding TRAP transporter permease, with product MQKTQEQGALGEMAANNDSGARQLRGFSGKLITGIALSWALFQLWYASPLPFILNIGIINDTQARVIHLAFAIFLAFTAFPAFKSSKKHSVPALDWMFAFVGAGATLYLFWFYEQLSTRPGAPIPMDIYAAVIGMVLLLEATRRALGPPLMIVAGLFLVYIFAGPFMPEVISHRGASLSKAASHMWITTEGVFGIALGVSTSFVFLFVLFGALLEKAGAGNYFIKMAFALLGHMRGGPAKAAVLASGMTGLISGSSIANVVTTGTFTIPLMKRMGMPAYKAGAVEVASSCYGQIMPPIMGAAAFLMVEYVGIPYVEVIKHAFIPAIAAYLTFLYIMHLEALKANLQGIARTEPPAPWKIRLLRSGITISSLIILAGVVYFALDFVKGNTGDAAVWIISVGTLLAYIFLVSHSAKYPDLEIDDPNCTTPVLPKLGPTVKSGLHFLLPVVILVWCLMVEKLSPGLSAFYATAFMIFILLSQRPLFSFFRGKNGGVNDIKAGVRDLLDGLETGARNMIGIGVATAAAGVVVGAVTLTGLGPVMTELVEVMSGGSLGLMLVLIAVISLILGMGLPTTANYIVVSSLMAPVVISLGAQHGLIVPLIAVHLFVFYFGIMADITPPVGLAAFAASAISKADPIKTGVQAFKYAMLTAVLPFMFIFNTDIILVGIDSIWQMMFIFSYTLVAMCLFASAMQGYFVTNNKRYESVLLILVAFSLVRADFWVDQIQAKFIEHPGSDITQVVDTLKDDEPLRLVLGYETYKGESKQRVVILELPQADTAQQRLDAAGLMLMKNDKGQTVVDMVGFASNAQKAGIDFDQQILAVQQTNARFAKEWIFIPALMLAGFVFWRQRRRADAATELGVEPVPGY
- a CDS encoding LysR family transcriptional regulator, whose amino-acid sequence is MDLNRVQMFDQVVEQGSFTGAAKALGLTKATVSRKIAELEADAGVQLLFRTTRKLKLTEAGSAYYNRVHRILADLKQAEVQLSASQEVIKGKLRIVCPIELGQLFLGKIFARFLRRYPDISIEAELSNRKVDVIEEDVDILFQITSSTDTRLQSYDLLITAKTLMASPEYLARNGTPQTPQDLNQHKAIKLKSAHIDASWTLFDGDKWVTSDPEAQLTVNNVTLAREAAIEGLGIATVPNIIAQQALDNKQLIPLLEDFPMTQTKLIMSFPQRAYLPRKYRVFIEFLYESLSQNPDNILLEIPDFISMPQK
- a CDS encoding YebC/PmpR family DNA-binding transcriptional regulator; amino-acid sequence: MGRAYQNRKESMAKTAGQKTRIYSKYGKEIYVCAKNGGFDPDGNLPLRQMIAKAKKDQVPAHVIERALEKARGGGGEDYVTARYEGFSPGGAMVIVDCLTDNGKRTFTEVRQAFVKNDAKLGGPGTVGHMFDHQAVFAFKGEDEEAILETLMMADVDVTDIEVEDGIVSVFAPHTEFFKVKTSLTEETPDISFEVEEITFVPQTFTDITDPEVIEQFEKFLAALEDCDDVQNVYHNAELPE
- a CDS encoding TAXI family TRAP transporter solute-binding subunit codes for the protein MSKKSILVAAALSTMALSPLVQAQEFITIGTGGVTGIYYPAGGGMCRLVNQNNQEHGMRCSVESTGGSVYNLNTLRAGELEFGIAQSDQQYNAIKGKGAFANAGPYDDLRSVFSIYTEAFTVVARKDANITTFNDLKGKRVNIGEPGSGQRATIEVIMDAKGWTRSDFRLASELKAAEQAQALCDNKIDVMVYFVGHPNGAVQEATTSCDTTVVSVDDKEVKQMVESTPYFVSYEIPGGMYNGNDKPVTTIGAKATLVSSAKVSDESVYWTVKSVFDNFDNFRRLHPGFANLTKAEMLEGNTAPLHPGAEKYFKEVGLIN
- a CDS encoding DUF4382 domain-containing protein, yielding MKYTKTIPYLLLAGMLTACGGSDSDSSTPDTPDPTTGTFSLGVSDNPALADKVNIAFKQVVLKGEDGSISFDVSDNEGNASQVDLLSVQGQTVANLVTDESVPLGEYQMCIYMENREVADETSSHVKVGEAVEGLVTNNNGSCGGIGADDPDTGRLFLNKAVTITADSNRYVAEFNLAKGLQAPHGNKAYWTLKPTSVQLINITEVGVISGNVHLDVLAACESTSPGYSDLGLAIYLYPQNTLIEAMEDFRPAATLTAPLAATRANPVLEADEITGYSYEFGFIEAGSYQLGFTCVADNDDPETEQAGATDPVFFIHQATTGNVDVTIGATSIYDFILPLS
- a CDS encoding S9 family peptidase, producing MKKSLHLSALALAVSLGLSACSGINTGTNQVNIGSEGTQLSQQEPVQQYDAKTFFETTTYFGSSFSADGKSILIGSDQSGIFNLYKLDAATGAQSALTTFKDTTYPVSWFPNDDRVLLTQDNGGNELYHLFVRELDGKIVDITLGEETRSDFVNFTNDGQYFFATTNERDPKFMDLYRYDAKTYERELVFKNELGFNISEVSNDGRFVSLSKTHTNRDSDTYLLDFRKRMVKPTIISQHSDPANYNPMTFSADGSALYYSTDAKGEFSQVWQYDIASSEHSLAVKDDWNVSFVYFSESGRYRVSGVNADASTRISILDTKTGKALRLPQLPDGDLRNVNFSKDEQTLAFYINSDTSPSNLFVWQLGTDSAKQLTQALNPKINPDDLVASEVVRFKSFDGLEIPGLLFKPKGASAENKRPAVVFVHGGPGGQSRTGYSAMRQHLINHGYAVFAVNNRGSSGYGKTFFHLDDKNHGENDLQDIIYGKNYLETLDWIDKDKIGIMGGSYGGYMTAAALAFEPEEFKVGIDIFGVTNWVRTLESIPPWWESFKKALYDEMGDPATDGERHRAISPLFHAQNITKPLMVIQGANDPRVLKIESDELVEKVKQNGVPVEYVVFDDEGHGFRKKQNRITASEAYVKFLDTYLKGDAGQLPGERVATK